A single genomic interval of Electrophorus electricus isolate fEleEle1 chromosome 4, fEleEle1.pri, whole genome shotgun sequence harbors:
- the LOC113590981 gene encoding extracellular calcium-sensing receptor-like: MNGDFIIGGIFTIHYYTSSGENLYTTQPPQRQCTGSMDFREFQFARAMEFSIHEINNRTDLLPGITLGYQIYDSCSAVQMAIKTAFQFANGLGQLLNDTYSCLKSAAATVPAIVGDSASTTSISLARMLGLFGIPQVSHYATCACLSDKSQFPTFFRTVPSDQHQAAALARMVKYFGWTWIGAVRSDTDYGNYGMAAFLKAAQEEGICVEYSEAYYRTQPRSKLERVANVIRRSTARVVVAFVNIGDMRFILEELAQKPSPPLQWIGSETWIIHPEFLRFNICAGALGFGVPRSVMPNLREFLLDISPAHAVKSLLLTEFWESVFSCSLKGRNVVSDSVRECDGSEDIRALQNPYTDTSQLRNTNLVYKATYAIAHAIHGLICNNTECDKNIQFTPWQVLDQLKSVNFTTKNSYQVNFDSNGDPVAVYDLINWQFREDGTLDFVSVGYYDSSKPRGQEFRISSVIIWMEGQTEAPVSVCSESCPPGTRKAVQKGRPVCCYDCVPCAEGEISNKTDSLDCVHCPPEFWPNTKQNSCVPKPVEFLSWDDTLAIILIMFSITGAFVAVCVASIFYIYRASPIIRANNSELSFLLLFSLTLCFLCSLTFIGRPSEWSCMLRHTAFGITFVLCISCVLGKTIVVLIAFRATLPGSNVMKWFGPPQQRLSVLSFTLIQVLICVLWLKISPPFPYKNLKHYKEKIILECGLGSAVGFWAVLGYIGFLAGLCFILAFLARRLPDNFNEAKFITFSMLIFCVVWITFIPAYVSSPGKFTVAVEIFAILASSFGLIICIFAPKCFIIMFRPEQNTKKHLMGKVPSKAL, translated from the exons atgaatggagattttataATTGGAGGGATCTTCACCATTCATTACTACACAAGCTCAGGAGAGAACCTGTACACCACACAGCCACCACAGCGACAGTGCACTGGGAG CATGGACTTCAGGGAGTTTCAATTTGCACGTGCTATGGAGTTCAGCATCCACGAGATCAACAACAGAACCGATCTCCTGCCGGGCATCACATTAGGCTACCAGATATACGACTCGTGCTCTGCCGTGCAGATGGCGATCAAAACTGCATTTCAGTTTGCGAACGGCCTGGGCCAACTTTTAAATGATACTTATTCTTGTTTAAAATCTGCAGCTGCCACTGTACCCGCTATCGTAGGGGATTCTGCTTCCACCACGTCAATTAGCTTGGCCAGAATGCTCGGTCTTTTTGGAATTCCACAG GTGAGTCATTATGCAACCTGCGCGTGCCTAAGCGATAAGAGTCAGTTTCCTACCTTCTTTCGGACGGTACCTAGCGACCAGCACCAAGCGGCCGCACTGGCGAGAATGGTGAAGTATTTCGGCTGGACATGGATTGGGGCAGTACGCAGCGACACTGACTACGGAAACTACGGAATGGCAGCGTTCCTAAAAGCTGCGCAGGAGGaggggatctgtgtggagtACTCCGAGGCCTACTACAGAACACAACCGCgcagtaaactggagagagtggCAAATGTCATCCGCAGATCCACGGCCCGGGTAGTAGTAGCGTTTGTTAACATAGGTGATATGAGGTTTATCTTGGAGGAATTGGCACAAAAACCATCGCCTCCGCTTCAGTGGATTGGCAGCGAGACGTGGATAATTCATCCAGAGTTTCTGCGGTTTAATATTTGCGCTGGTGCATTAGGTTTTGGGGTCCCCCGATCAGTTATGCCAAATCTTCGTGAGTTTCTTCTTGATATTTCTCCAGCACATGCCGTGAAATCACTTCTGTTAACTGAGTTTTGGGAGAGTGTCTTCAGCTGTAGCCTAAAAGGGAGGAACGTTGTCTCGGACAGCGTGCGGGAATGTGATGGCAGTGAGGACATCCGCGCGCTACAGAACCCATACACGGACACGTCTCAGCTGCGCAACACTAATTTGGTATACAAAGCTACGTATGCCATAGCGCATGCTATTCACGGTTTGATTTGCAATAACACTGAATGCGACAAGAATATTCAATTCACACCATGGCAG GTACTTGACCAGCTCAAGAGCGTGAACTTCACCACAAAGAACAGTTATCAGGTCAACTTCGATTCCAATGGAGATCCAGTGGCTGTCTATGATCTTATAAACTGGCAGTTTAGGGAAGATGGCACTTTAGACTTTGTGTCAGTGGGCTACTATGACTCATCCAAACCGAGAGGACAGGAGTTCAGAATAAGCAGTGTGATTATCTGGAtggaaggacagacagag gcaccagtgtctgtgtgcagtgagagctgtcctccaggcaccaggaaggctgtgcagaagggaaggcctgtctgctgctatgaCTGTGTACCATGcgcagagggagagatcagtaacaagacAG ATTCTCTAGACTGTGTTCACTGCCCTCCTGAGTTCTggcccaacacaaaacaaaacagttgtgTCCCCAAGCCTGTTGAGTTCCTGTCCTGGGATGACACTCTAGCCATCATTCTGATTATGTTCTCCATCACTGGAGCCTTTGTGGCTGTTTGTGTAGCATCTATCTTCTACATATACAGAGCCTCTCCCATCATCCGAGCGAACAACTCAGaactgagcttcctgctgctcttctctctgactctgtgtttcctttgttcacttactttcattggtcggccctctgagtggtcctgtatgctacgtcacacagcgtttgggatcaccttcgtcctctgcatctcttgtgttctggggaaaacaattgTGGTTTTAAttgccttcagggctacacttccaggcagtaatgtcatgaaatggtttgggcctccacagcagagactcagtgtcCTTTCCTTTACTCTAATACAGGTtcttatttgtgtgctttggttaaaaatatCCCCTCCTTTCCCCTACAAAAATCTAAAGCACTATAAGGAAAAGATCATCTTGGAATGTGGCTTAGGTTCAGCTGTAGGattctgggctgtgctgggttatATAGGATTTCTGGCtggtctgtgttttattttggcctTTCTAGCAAGGAGgttgcctgataactttaatgaagccaaattcattacatttagcatgctcatattctgtgtagtttggatcacctttatcccggcttatgtcagctctcctggaaaattcactgtagctgtggagatatttgctattctggcctcaagctttggcttgattatttgtatttttgctcccAAATGTTTCATAATCATGTTTAGGCCAGAGCAGAATACCAAGAAACACCTAATGGGTAAAGTTCCCTCTAAAGCTCTTTGA
- the LOC113590975 gene encoding extracellular calcium-sensing receptor-like yields the protein MNGDFIIGGIFTIHYYANFEQNTYTRLPLQPRCSGSMDFRELRFARALTFTIHEINSRTDLLPGITLGYQIYDSCSSSPKAVNVAFQFVNGFDPAFNVRHSCPKSSPAAVSGIVGETSSTPPISMARILGLFGIPQVSVYATCACLNDKRQFPTFFRTVPSDQTQAVALARMVKYFGWTWIGAVRSDTDYGNNGMAAFLKAAQEEGICVEYSEAYYRTQPRSKLERVANVIRRSTTRVIVAILASGDMKFLIEELAREPLPPLLWIGSETWITDAEFLRFNICAGALGFGVPRSVIPGFHEFLIDLSPSQVLKSPLLTEFWERSFNCSLKGRTDLSVGVRQCDGSEDIRALQNPYTDTSQLRNTNLVYKATYAIAHAIHGVICNDTQCDKTITLSPWQVHNQLKKVNFTTKNGDLVNFDSNGDPLTIYELINWQFKKDGALDFVTVGYYDSSKPRGQEFRMSSAISWPGGQTEVPVSVCSESCPPGTRKAVQKGRPVCCFKCIPCAEGEISNKTDSLACLHCPAEFWPNTKQDSCLPKPVEFLSLDDSLGIILTVFSVVGVFVSVCIAAVFYKHRASPIVRANNSELSFLLLFSLTLCFLCSLTFIGQPSEWSCMLRHTAFGITFVLCISCVLGKTIVVLMAFRDTLPGSNVTKWFGPSQQRLSVLAFTLIQVLICVIWLKLSPPFPFKNVKLYKEIIILECGLGSTIGFWAVLGYIGLLAFLCFILAFLARKLPDNFNETKFITFSMLIFCVVWITFIPVYVSSPGKFTAAMEIFAILASSFGLIICIFAPKCFIIVFRPEQNTKKHLMGKVPSKAL from the exons atgaatggagattttataATTGGAGGGATTTTCACAATTCACTACTATGCTAACTTTGAGCAGAACACCTACACCAGGCTACCACTACAGCCACGGTGCTCTGGGAg CATGGACTTCAGGGAGCTGCGCTTCGCACGCGCCTTGACGTTCACCATTCATGAGATCAACAGCAGAACAGATCTCCTACCGGGAATCACGTTGGGCTACCAGATATACGACTCGTGCTCTTCCTCGCCTAAAGCAGTTAACGTTGCATTTCAATTTGTGAATGGTTTTGACCCAGCTTTTAATGTCCGTCATTCCTGTCCTAAATCCTCACCTGCCGCGGTGTCAGGTATCGTTGGAGAAACGTCTTCCACCCCGCCAATTAGCATGGCTAGAATATTGGGTCTTTTTGGAATTCCACAG GTGAGTGTCTACGCAACCTGCGCGTGTCTGAACGATAAACGTCAGTTTCCTACCTTCTTTAGGACAGTACCTAGTGACCAAACCCAAGCGGTCGCACTGGCGCGAATGGTGAAGTATTTTGGCTGGACATGGATTGGAGCAGTGCGCAGCGACACGGACTACGGAAACAACGGAATGGCAGCGTTCCTAAAAGCTGCGCAGGAGGaggggatctgtgtggagtACTCCGAGGCCTACTACAGGACACAGCCGCgcagtaaactggagagagtggCAAATGTCATACGCAGATCAACAACCCGAGTAATAGTAGCGATTCTAGCCTCGGGCGACATGAAGTTTCTTATAGAGGAACTGGCACGAGAACCTCTGCCGCCGCTTCTGTGGATCGGCAGTGAGACGTGGATTACCGATGCAGAATTTTTGCGGTTTAACATATGCGCTGGTGCATTAGGTTTTGGAGTCCCCCGGTCAGTTATCCCAGGTTTTCATGAGTTTCTAATAGACCTCTCTCCATCACAAGTCCTAAAATCGCCCCTATTAACGGAATTTTGGGAGCGCTCGTTCAACTGTAGCCTAAAAGGGAGGACAGACCTCTCTGTGGGTGTGCGTCAGTGTGATGGCAGTGAAGATATCCGCGCGCTacagaacccatacacagacacgtctcagTTGCGCAACACTAACTTGGTGTATAAAGCTACGTACGCCATAGCGCATGCAATTCATGGTGTTATTTGTAATGACACTCAGTGTGACAAGACCATTACATTATCACCATGGCAG GTACACAACCAGCTAAAGAAAGTGAATTTCACCACAAAGAATGGTGATCTGGTCAACTTTGATTCAAATGGGGATCCTTTGACAATCTATGAGCTCATAAACTGGCAGTTTAAGAAAGATGGTGCTTTAGACTTTGTGACAGTGGGCTACTATGATTCATCCAAACCGAGAGGACAGGAGTTCAGAATGAGCAGTGCTATCAGCTGGCCTGGAGGACAAACAGAG gtgccagtgtctgtgtgcagtgagagctgtcctccaggcaccaggaaggctgtgcagaagggaagaCCTGTCTGCTGTTTCAAGTGTATACCATGTGCtgaaggagagatcagtaacaaaACAG ACTCTTTGGCTTGTCTGCACTGCCCTGCTGAGTTCTggcccaacacaaaacaagacagCTGCCTCCCCAAGCCTGTTGAGTTCCTGTCCTTGGATGACTCTTTGGGCATTATACTGACAGTGTTCTCTGTTGTTGGagtctttgtgtctgtatgtatagcTGCTGTCTTCTACAAACACAGGGCGTCTCCCATCGTCCGAGCtaacaactcagagctgagtttcctgctgctcttctctctgactctgtgtttcctctgttcacttactttcattggtcagccctctgagtggtcctgtatgctgcgccacacagcgtttgggatcaccttcgtcctctgcatctcctgtgttctggggaaaacaatagtggtgttaatggccttcagggatacacttccaggcagtaatgttacaaaatggtttgggccttcacagcagagactcagtgttctggCTTTCACTCTTATACAGGTTCTTATATGTGTTATTTGGTTAAAATTATCTCCTCCATTCCCtttcaaaaatgtaaagctCTACaaggaaataattattttggaaTGTGGCTTAGGTTCAACtataggtttctgggctgtactgggttaTATAGGACTCCTGGctttcttgtgttttattttggcttttctagctcggaagttgcctgataactttaatgaaaccaaattcatcacatttagTATGCTTATATTCTGTGtagtttggatcacctttattccagtttatgtcagctctcctggaaaattcactgcaGCTATGGAGATATTTGCTATTCTGGCctcaagctttggtttgattatttgtatttttgctcccAAGTGTTTCATAATTGTGTTTAGGCCAGAGCAGAATACCAAGAAACACCTTATGGGTAAAGTACCTTCTAAAGCTCTTTAA
- the LOC113590976 gene encoding extracellular calcium-sensing receptor-like, whose translation MPKVSDDPDQASSYDKLATGSQMNIVEVMVDSDSAGGKAATTSNAPRHQKAMLKLENGGPLDMDCDAQVLWMTVFSPAGCKANPVSCRLWAEPQKPGLSMNGDFIIGGIFTIHYYTNSGQNTYTMQPPQLQCTGSMDFRQMRYARALEFTIYEINNRTDLLPGITLGYQIYDSCSAERKAVEAAFQFVNGLDPDFNDSSSCLNSAATAVSALVVESSSTPPVSMARILGLFGIPQVSVYATCACLNDKHQFPAFFRTVPSDEHQAVALSRMIRHFGWTWIGAVCSDTEYGNYGMAAFLKAAREEGICVEYSEVYYRTQPRSKLERVANVIRRSTARVILAFLASGDMKFLLEELAREPLPPIQWIGSETWITDVDFLRFNMCAGAVGFGEPLALISGLHEFLVDLSPAQVSKSPLLTELWERSFNCNLKGRIDASMNVRQCDGSEDIRVLQNPYTYTSQLRNTVMVYKATYAIAHAIHGVICNNTQCNKNIQLSPWQVYNHLRRVNFTTKNGYQVNFDSNGDPVVVYDVINWQYNKDGALDMVTVGYYDSSKPKGQQFRMSSAVSWVGLQTEVPVSVCSESCPPGTRKAVQKGRPVCCYDCIPCAEGEISNMTDSWGCLHCSPEFWPNSKRDSCLPKPVEFLSWDDTLGIILTVFSITGAFMAVCVIAVFYKHRASPIVRANNSELSFLLLFSLILCFLCSLTFICQPSEWSCMLRHTAFGITFVLCISCVLGKTIVVLMAFRATLPGSNVMKWFGPPQQRLSVLIFTLIQVLICAIWLKLSPPFPFRNLKLYKERIILECGLGSAIGFWAVLGYIGFLALLCFILAFLARRLPDNFNEAKFITFSMLIFCAVWITFIPAYVSSPGKVTVAVEIFAILASSFGLIFCIFAPKCFIIVFRPEQNTKKHLMGKVPSKAL comes from the exons ATGCCAAAAGTGAGTGATGATCCTGATCAAGCTTCATCATATGACAAGTTG GCAACAGGATCACAGATGAACATAGTGGAAGTTATGGTTGACTCTGACAGTGCTGGTGGAAAAGCAGCAACAACAAGTAATGCCCCAAGACACCAGAAGGCCATGCTAAAACTGGAGAATGGAGGTCCTTTGGACATGGATTGTGATGCTCAAG tgctgtggatgactgtgttcagccctgcaggATGTAAAGCAAACCCAGTTAGCTGCAGGCTGTGGGCTGAGCCTCAGAAACCTGGTCTTTCtatgaatggagattttataATTGGAGGGATTTTCACCATTCACTACTACACAAACTCAGGACAGAACACCTACACCATGCAGCCACCACAGCTACAGTGCACTGGGAG CATGGACTTCAGACAGATGCGCTACGCCCGTGCCTTGGAATTTACTATCTACGAGATCAACAATAGAACAGATCTCCTGCCGGGCATCACGCTGGGTTACCAGATTTATGACTCGTGCTCTGCTGAGCGGAAGGCAGTTGAAGCTGCTTTTCAATTTGTTAACGGCTTGGACCCCGATTTCAATGACAGTAGTTCCTGTTTAAATTCTGCAGCTACCGCGGTGTCTGCTCTAGTTGTAGAGTCTTCTTCTACCCCACCTGTTAGCATGGCCAGAATACTAGGGCTTTTTGGAATTCCACAG GTGAGTGTCTACGCAACCTGCGCGTGTCTGAACGATAAACATCAGTTTCCTGCCTTCTTTAGGACTGTACCTAGTGACGAACACCAAGCTGTCGCACTGTCAAGAATGATCAGGCATTTTGGCTGGACATGGATTGGGGCAGTGTGTAGCGACACTGAATATGGAAATTACGGAATGGCAGCGTTTCTTAAGGCTGCGCGGGAGGaggggatctgtgtggagtACTCCGAGGTCTACTACAGGACACAACCGCgcagtaaactggagagagtggCAAATGTCATACGCAGATCTACAGCCCGTGTAATACTTGCGTTTCTAGCTTCGGGCGACATGAAGTTCCTCTTAGAAGAACTGGCACGAGAACCTCTGCCTCCGATTCAGTGGATCGGCAGCGAAACGTGGATCACAGATGTAGACTTTCTGCGGTTTAACATGTGCGCGGGCGCGGTAGGTTTTGGGGAACCCCTGGCACTTATTTCAGGTCTTCATGAGTTTCTTGTTGACCTGTCTCCCGCACAAGTATCGAAATCACCCCTGTTAACAGAACTTTGGGAGCGCTCGTTCAACTGTAACCTAAAAGGGCGAATTGATGCCTCAATGAATGTGCGGCAATGCGACGGCAGTGAAGACATCCGCGTGCTACAGAACCCATATACATACACATCTCAGTTGCGCAACACTGTCATGGTCTACAAAGCTACATATGCTATTGCACATGCAATCCACGGTGTTATTTGTAATAACACgcaatgtaacaaaaacattcagTTATCACCATGGCAG GTATACAACCATCTTAGGAGAGTAAACTTCACCACAAAGAATGGTTATCAGGTCAACTTTGATTCCAATGGCGATCCGGTGGTTGTCTATGATGTCATAAATTGGCAGTATAACAAAGATGGTGCTTTAGATATGGTGACGGTGGGCTACTATGACTCATCGAAACCAAAAGGACAACAGTTCAGAATGAGCAGTGCTGTCAGCTGGGTGGGGTTACAAACAGAG gtgccagtgtctgtgtgcagtgagagctgtcctccaggcaccaggaaggctgtgcagaagggaaggcctgtctgctgctatgactgtataccatgtgcagagggagagatcagtaacatgACAG ACTCTTGGGGCTGTTTGCATTGCTCTCCTGAGTTCTGGCCCAACTCCAAGCGAGACAGCTGCCTTCCCAAGCCAGTTGAGTTCCTGTCCTGGGATGACACTTTGGGCATTATCCTGACAGTTTTCTCCATCACTGGGGccttcatggctgtgtgtgtgattgctgtCTTCTACAAACACAGGGCATCTCCCATCGTccgagccaacaactcagagctgagcttcctgcttctcttctcCCTGAttttgtgtttcctctgttcacttactttcatttgtcagccctctgagtggtcctgtatgctgcgtcacacagcgtttgggatcaccttcgtcctctgcatctcttGTGTtttggggaaaacaatagtggtgttaatggccttcagggctacacttccaggcagtaatgtcatgaaatggtttgggcctccacagcagagactcagtgttcttaTTTTCACTCTCATACAGGTCCTTATATGTGCTATTTGGTTAAAATTATCACCTCCTTTCCCTTTCAGAAATCTAAAGCTTTATAAGGAAAGAATCATCTTGGAATGTGGCTTAGGTTCCGCTATTggtttctgggctgtactgggttaCATAGGATTCCTGGCtctgttatgttttattttggcttttttagCACGGAGgttgcctgataactttaatgaagcgaaattcatcacattcagtatgctcatattctgtgcagtttggatcacctttattccagcttatgtaagctctcctggaaaagttactgtagctgtggagatatttgctattCTCGCCTCAAGCTTTGGATTAATCTTTTGTATTTTCGCTCCCAAGTGTTTCATAATTGTATTTAGGCCAGAGCAGAATACCAAGAAACACCTTATGGGTAAAGTACCTTCTAAAGCTCTTTAA